In Solanum lycopersicum chromosome 5, SLM_r2.1, the following are encoded in one genomic region:
- the LOC138348887 gene encoding uncharacterized protein — translation MSFQYVFTQKELNLRQRRWLEFLMDYDTSVLYLPCKANVVADALRRLSMGSAAHVEEERKEIANDVHRLALIGVHLRSILDNDVIVQNKAEYSLVVEVKKVKVFSQREYGVLLYQGTLCVPYVGELRQHILAEAHNSRIAKSSRFLAVKTTDSVEDYANLYINEIKGLGTQVNLSRTFHPQTNGQAEATIQTLEDMLRASVIDFKGSWDDHLPLIECRSPVGWFEVGETALIGLDLVVYAMEKVQLIRDRLKTTQSLQKSYVDLYCILHAQYLQVLTHTGATSSRDVDSGSQYSDHALIDFSLSS, via the exons ATGAGCTTTCAGTATGttttcacccagaaagagttgaatcttcgccagaggagatggcttgagttccttatgGATTATGATACTAGTGTGCTTTATCTTCCTTGTAAGGcaaatgtagtagcagatgctcttagaagattatctatgggtagtgcagcccatgttgaggaagaaaggaaggagaTAGCAAatgatgttcacaggcttgctctcATTGGAGTTCACCTTAGGAGCATATTAGACAATGATGTAATAGTTCAGAATAAGGCAGAAtattctttggtagtggaggttaag AAAGTGAAGGTTTTCTCCCAACGGGAATATGGTGTACTTCTCTACCAGGGTACATTATGTGTTCCTTATGTGGGCGAGTTGAGACAGCACattcttgcagaagcccataactccag GATcgctaagtcttctcgcttcttagcggtcaagactacagattcggTAGAGGATTATGCAAATCTTTACATTAacgaaatt aagggtcttggtactcaggTTAACCTTAGTagaacatttcatccacagacaaATGGACAGGCAGAGGCTACCATTCAGAcgctagaggatatgttgagagctagtgtgatagatttcaaaggtagttgggatgatcaccttcctctaattga atgtagatctccagttggttggtttgaagtaggtgaaacagCTTTGATAGGGCTTGATTTAGTcgtttatgctatggagaaagtccaactcattagagataggcTTAAGACAACCCAGAGTCTTCAGAAATCTTACgtagat CTTTACTGTATTCTACATGCTCAGTATCTTCAAGTATTGACGCATACAGgagctacatcttctcgtgatgtagatTCAGGTTCTCAGTATTCAGATCACGCATTGATCGATTTTTCACTCTCCAGTTAa